The following DNA comes from Gemmatimonadota bacterium.
ATTCCGGCGATACGTGCCACCTTGCCCTCCTTGGCAACGGGTCGTTGCTATCCCTGCCGCTGCTTGTGGCGCGGGTTGCGACAGAGCACTCGCACGACGCCCCTGCGGCGGATGACCTTGCAGTGTTCACAGATTTT
Coding sequences within:
- the rpmJ gene encoding 50S ribosomal protein L36 → MKVRASVKKICEHCKVIRRRGVVRVLCRNPRHKQRQG